A genomic stretch from Edaphobacter aggregans includes:
- a CDS encoding M20/M25/M40 family metallo-hydrolase, with amino-acid sequence MPTTVASAQRRIARLATLTAVHRAFHWLHLHQPQLRRWQLELVRIPAPPFGETARAAWFFDRFHALGLTNIHIDDAGNVLAELSPDPSSTPYPLSPPPCVLISAHLDTVFPAGTDCNPVELEDAARIYAPGICDNGAGLSALLGIAAALRYAHITPPIPILFAANVGEEGEGDLRGMRHLFERGTYSRRIAAAIALEGSGTTAVVTRALGSLRFRVTITGPGGHSWTDSGTPNPILILSRALTTIADLELPTNPATTINVGHISGGTSINSIPETATALLDLRSTDPVQLLSTATTIHQIFDDLLTSLAHRKTTNCPPKLLIEIIGNRPAAALPDDSPILQTVRAVDRHLALRTELRLGSTDANIPLSRGIPAIAIGTGGTGGGIHTLQEWYDPTGRETALRRILLALLDTTHLTAQSVSLPREEHV; translated from the coding sequence ATGCCCACCACCGTAGCCTCGGCCCAACGGCGCATCGCGCGATTAGCGACCCTCACCGCAGTCCACCGCGCCTTCCATTGGCTGCATCTTCATCAGCCGCAACTTCGCCGCTGGCAGCTAGAGCTCGTGCGAATCCCCGCCCCCCCCTTCGGCGAAACCGCTCGCGCCGCCTGGTTCTTCGACCGCTTCCACGCCCTCGGCCTCACCAACATCCACATCGACGACGCAGGAAACGTCCTAGCCGAACTATCCCCCGATCCGTCCTCTACACCCTACCCGCTATCCCCTCCCCCCTGTGTCCTCATCTCGGCACATCTCGACACCGTCTTCCCTGCCGGAACCGACTGCAACCCCGTAGAACTCGAAGACGCCGCACGCATCTACGCTCCCGGCATCTGCGACAACGGCGCCGGCCTCTCCGCCCTCCTGGGAATCGCCGCCGCACTCCGCTACGCGCACATTACCCCGCCTATCCCCATCCTCTTCGCCGCCAATGTAGGCGAAGAAGGCGAAGGTGACCTCCGAGGCATGCGCCACCTCTTCGAACGCGGCACCTATAGCCGCCGCATCGCTGCCGCCATCGCCCTCGAAGGCAGCGGGACCACCGCCGTCGTCACCCGAGCCCTCGGCAGCCTCCGCTTCCGCGTCACCATCACCGGCCCCGGTGGCCACTCCTGGACCGACTCCGGCACACCTAACCCCATCCTCATCCTCAGCCGAGCCCTCACCACCATCGCCGACCTCGAACTCCCCACCAACCCCGCCACCACCATCAACGTCGGCCACATCTCCGGTGGCACCTCCATCAACTCCATCCCCGAGACCGCCACCGCCCTCCTCGACCTCCGCTCCACCGACCCCGTCCAACTCCTCTCCACCGCCACGACGATCCACCAAATCTTCGACGATCTGCTAACCAGCCTTGCCCACCGAAAGACCACCAACTGTCCACCAAAACTCCTCATCGAAATCATAGGAAATCGCCCCGCCGCCGCCCTCCCCGACGACTCCCCCATCCTCCAAACCGTCCGCGCCGTAGACCGCCACCTGGCCCTCCGCACCGAACTCCGTCTAGGCTCCACCGACGCCAACATCCCCCTCTCCCGAGGCATTCCAGCCATAGCCATAGGCACCGGAGGCACCGGCGGAGGCATCCACACCCTCCAGGAATGGTACGACCCCACCGGCCGCGAAACCGCCCTCCGCCGCATCCTCTTAGCCCTCCTAGACACCACCCACCTCACCGCACAATCCGTCTCCCTACCCCGTGAAGAACACGTATAA